Genomic DNA from Desulfurivibrio alkaliphilus AHT 2:
GGGGGTCGGCTTCGATGATGATCTGTGCCTGGTAATCCTTTTCCAGCTCCAGCAAATCTTCCCTTTTCTTGTTGAAGATATACTGGGCCACATCCAGGGGCAGGCGGCAGAGCACCTTGTTGGCCTTACGCTGGTGCAGGCCGGTCTGGATCTGGCGCAGGTAGCTCAAAACCATGTTTTCCACCGAGCGGATCATCCCCCGGCCCTCGCAGTGAGGGCAGGTCTTGTAGCTGCTGCTCTGGATGGGAGCGGCCATCTTCTGCCGTGAGATCTGCATCAGGCCGAACTTGGAGATACGGGAGAAATCCACCTTGGCTTTGTCCTTTTTCATGCACTCCCGCACCTTTTTTTCCACCTCCCGGGTGTTGGCGGCACTGCGCATGTCGATGAAGTCCACCACGATCAGGCCGCCCAGGTCCCGCATCCGCAACTGGCGGGCCAGCTCCTCGGCGGCCTCCATGTTGGCGATGAAGATGCTTTCTTCAAAATCCCGGTCTTTGGAGGCGGTGCGGCCCGAGTTGACGTCGATGGCCACCAGGGCCTCGGTGGGGTTGATGACGATGCTGCCGCCGGAAGACAGGGGCACGGTGGGCTGAAACATCTGCTCGATCTGCTTTTCCACGTGGTACTGGTGGAAGATCGGCTGGCTGCCCTGGTGCAGTTTGACCGTGGTCTTTTTGCGCTGGGCCGCCGGCAGCAGTTGCAGAAAATTCTTCACCTGCTCGGCGGCCTCTTCGTTGTCCACCAGGATCTCCTTGATGTCGGTGGTATAATGGTCGCGCAGGAAGCGGGCGATGATGTTCTGTTCCTTGTAGAGGAGGGCCGGGGCCGGGGTGCTCTGGCCCTTTTTCTTGATCTCGGTCCAGAGGTTGAGCAGAAAGCGCATGTCCTGGCTCAGGGCGGTCTTGGTGATCTCCTGGCTGGCGGTGCGGATGATGTAGCCGATCCCCTCGGGGATGTTGAGCCCCTCCACCATCTCGCGCAGCTTGCGGCGCTGTTCCTCGTCGTCGATCTTGCGGGAGATGCCGGCGGAATCACTGCCCGGCATCAGCACCAGGCAGCGGCCCGGCAAAGAAAGATAGGTGGTCAGGCTGGGGCCTTTGTTGCCGGTGGCGTCTTTTACCACCTCCACCAGTACTTCCCGGCCCTTCTTGACCATGTCCTGAATTTTCAAACTCTTCCAGTTGGTGTCCGGGTCCACCTCTTTTTCGTAGTACTCGGGGTGGATCTCGCTGAAGGACAAAAAGCCGTTTTTAGGCAGCCCGATGTCGACGAAGGCCGCCTGCAGGTTGGCCTCCACCGAGGTGATCCGGCCCTTGTAGATGTTGCCTTTGCACTGGGCGCCGCTGGTGGATTCGATGTAAAAACCCTCCACCTTGCCGTTTTCCACCAGGGCCAAACGGCACTCTTCCGGCTCGTCGGTGTTGATCAGCAGTTTGTAGCTGGTTCCGACCACGGCCTTCGGGGTAGATTTGGTGGCGGCGGCCGCCGCGCTTTTTTTGCCGCCGCCGCTTTTGGCGGTTTTAGCCTTGGCCGCCGGCTCATCGCTTTTGGCTGCCGCCTCCTTGGCGGGTTTTTTGGCGGTGGGCTTGGCGGCGCTTTTATCGCCGGCCTTGGTCGCCGCTTTGGCGGTGCCGCGACCCTTGCCCCGGCCGCCGGAAGCTTTGGCGGCTCCGGCGGTTTTAGCTTCCGCCACCGGGGATTCGGCGGCCGCCGGTTTGTCTTCGGCCGGCGGAGTTTCACCGTTGGCCGCAGCCTTGGCGGCCCGCTCCTTGGCCCGGGCCCGCTGCTCCCGCCGCCTGGCCGAGGGGCTTTTAGTCG
This window encodes:
- a CDS encoding Rne/Rng family ribonuclease, whose protein sequence is MSDERSRSVLDRVSKWLGRKKETNTQDHNPEENGIMPADQNQDAPSSNPSGNKQPGGDKKEPAAVAAGDGNGDTSEAAKKTTKSPSARRREQRARAKERAAKAAANGETPPAEDKPAAAESPVAEAKTAGAAKASGGRGKGRGTAKAATKAGDKSAAKPTAKKPAKEAAAKSDEPAAKAKTAKSGGGKKSAAAAATKSTPKAVVGTSYKLLINTDEPEECRLALVENGKVEGFYIESTSGAQCKGNIYKGRITSVEANLQAAFVDIGLPKNGFLSFSEIHPEYYEKEVDPDTNWKSLKIQDMVKKGREVLVEVVKDATGNKGPSLTTYLSLPGRCLVLMPGSDSAGISRKIDDEEQRRKLREMVEGLNIPEGIGYIIRTASQEITKTALSQDMRFLLNLWTEIKKKGQSTPAPALLYKEQNIIARFLRDHYTTDIKEILVDNEEAAEQVKNFLQLLPAAQRKKTTVKLHQGSQPIFHQYHVEKQIEQMFQPTVPLSSGGSIVINPTEALVAIDVNSGRTASKDRDFEESIFIANMEAAEELARQLRMRDLGGLIVVDFIDMRSAANTREVEKKVRECMKKDKAKVDFSRISKFGLMQISRQKMAAPIQSSSYKTCPHCEGRGMIRSVENMVLSYLRQIQTGLHQRKANKVLCRLPLDVAQYIFNKKREDLLELEKDYQAQIIIEADPQMLAAENRIEFLKE